One stretch of Bosea vaviloviae DNA includes these proteins:
- a CDS encoding cellulase family glycosylhydrolase, whose amino-acid sequence MRLILRNLEMAILGLGFLGLAWGKSKLHGYTTPNGTAKSDVSGQIDYLIDIFGSFRRFMPPQFDLRDKDVLELSPGGSRGNGVLFLALGARSYHAIDVFALAEGEDPAFYEQLLDRFREGREADRERALAIASTPGAREFGYAVGRDFDIPRLAEGRSFDLIVSCAAFEHYDSPAIAIAGLTQVARPGCETVHIIDLQTHSRWIREQDPNNIYRYPEAIYRLFRFPGQPNRQRPADYVGSFEAEGWSDVSFVPSRTVDPALRDASLRGLSARFAGQADMTVLDGALRAGYPERGDNRKKRLVTTRRAILGGIVGIATLASFGREKAASGPGAEIPLFRRGIGVSHALGWADVEADGSYGDAPFSAPRFRFDPAQRLAIRAAGFDFVRLAVDVGPFLAFHGAARDQLDERLIGIVGELLDADLGVIVDLHPSAMNPVYRPAALTAGVDTPNFQAVLALQQRLAARLWQLVEGRAGAPRLAFELMNEPEVPQATWQPMLEASYRAARSGSAQLPLVLGGGSMNAPAALAEIDMRPFAGDARLIYTYHDYSPWQFTHQGVRGSPAYALDAIAYPAPPSAQAMIAATQRRMTALGLDGAALAQAREAKRTLARYVGFDRSALERTFQQVSAWRIAQRLPAHAVLLGEFGVHRTPYQGTPEGSAARETWLRHMRELAEAQGFAWACWTYAGTGGFALAENETGPGFDAATRRALGLLPL is encoded by the coding sequence ATGAGACTTATCCTGCGAAACCTCGAAATGGCGATACTGGGCCTCGGCTTTCTCGGCCTGGCCTGGGGCAAGAGCAAGCTGCACGGCTACACCACGCCGAACGGCACCGCGAAATCGGATGTCTCGGGGCAGATCGACTATCTCATCGATATTTTCGGCTCGTTCCGCCGCTTCATGCCGCCGCAGTTCGACCTGCGCGACAAGGACGTGCTGGAGCTGAGCCCCGGCGGGTCGCGCGGGAACGGCGTGCTCTTTCTCGCGCTCGGGGCGCGGTCCTATCACGCCATCGATGTGTTCGCCCTCGCCGAGGGCGAGGATCCCGCCTTCTACGAGCAGCTGCTCGATCGCTTCCGCGAAGGCCGCGAGGCCGACCGGGAGCGCGCCTTGGCGATCGCCAGCACGCCGGGTGCGCGCGAATTCGGCTATGCCGTCGGGCGCGATTTCGACATCCCGCGCCTGGCCGAGGGGCGCAGCTTCGACCTGATCGTCAGCTGCGCCGCATTCGAGCACTATGATAGTCCCGCTATCGCCATTGCCGGCCTGACGCAGGTCGCAAGGCCCGGTTGCGAGACGGTCCACATCATCGATCTGCAGACGCATTCCCGTTGGATCCGCGAGCAGGATCCAAACAACATCTATCGCTATCCCGAGGCGATCTACCGGCTCTTCCGGTTTCCCGGGCAGCCGAACCGGCAACGTCCCGCCGATTATGTCGGGAGCTTCGAGGCCGAAGGCTGGAGCGATGTCAGCTTCGTGCCGTCGCGAACGGTCGATCCCGCTCTGCGCGACGCGTCCCTGCGCGGCCTGTCGGCACGCTTTGCGGGCCAAGCCGATATGACCGTCCTCGATGGCGCCTTGCGGGCGGGTTATCCGGAACGAGGTGACAACCGGAAGAAGCGCCTCGTGACGACCCGCCGCGCCATTCTCGGTGGCATTGTCGGCATCGCGACGCTCGCCTCCTTCGGGAGGGAGAAGGCCGCAAGTGGACCGGGCGCCGAGATCCCGCTGTTTCGCCGCGGCATCGGCGTCTCGCACGCTTTGGGATGGGCCGACGTCGAAGCCGACGGCTCCTATGGGGATGCGCCTTTCTCGGCGCCGCGCTTTCGCTTCGATCCGGCGCAGAGGCTGGCGATCCGTGCCGCGGGTTTCGATTTCGTGCGGCTGGCAGTCGATGTCGGTCCCTTTCTGGCCTTCCACGGTGCGGCTCGCGATCAACTCGACGAGCGTCTCATCGGCATTGTCGGAGAGCTGCTCGATGCCGATCTCGGCGTGATCGTCGACCTGCATCCCAGCGCGATGAATCCGGTTTACCGGCCGGCCGCGCTGACCGCAGGCGTCGATACGCCCAACTTCCAGGCCGTGCTCGCCCTGCAGCAGCGTCTGGCCGCCCGTCTGTGGCAGCTCGTGGAGGGCAGGGCGGGAGCGCCGAGGCTCGCTTTCGAGCTGATGAACGAGCCGGAGGTGCCGCAGGCGACCTGGCAACCGATGCTCGAGGCGTCTTACAGGGCTGCTCGCAGCGGCTCGGCGCAATTGCCGCTCGTGCTGGGCGGCGGCTCGATGAATGCCCCGGCAGCGCTGGCTGAAATCGATATGCGCCCCTTCGCAGGCGATGCGCGCCTGATCTACACCTATCACGACTACTCGCCCTGGCAGTTCACCCACCAAGGGGTGCGCGGTAGTCCAGCCTATGCACTGGACGCGATCGCCTATCCGGCGCCGCCATCGGCGCAGGCGATGATCGCAGCGACCCAGCGACGCATGACCGCGCTTGGTCTCGACGGCGCCGCGCTGGCGCAGGCGCGGGAGGCGAAGCGGACGCTCGCGCGCTATGTCGGTTTCGATCGATCGGCCCTCGAGAGAACCTTTCAACAGGTGAGCGCCTGGCGCATCGCGCAGCGCCTGCCCGCCCATGCCGTCCTGCTCGGCGAGTTCGGGGTCCACAGGACACCCTATCAGGGCACCCCCGAGGGATCGGCCGCACGCGAGACCTGGCTGCGCCACATGCGCGAGCTTGCCGAGGCGCAGGGCTTCGCCTGGGCGTGCTGGACCTATGCGGGGACGGGCGGGTTCGCGCTCGCCGAGAACGAGACCGGTCCAGGCTTCGACGCGGCGACCCGCCGCGCGCTGGGCCTCCTCCCGCTATGA
- a CDS encoding response regulator transcription factor, whose translation MAPRILVVDDDSHIREVICFALEKAGMATVIARDGVQALESFRRQPADLVILDIGMPEMDGLEVCRQLRKTSDAPILFLSARDEEIDRVLGLEIGGDDYVTKPFSPRELVARVSVILKRTRPDRAVAAAAAEPLSRGALQLDPEAHLASFAGKALALTGIEFSILKAFAARPRQVFSREQILASAYAGAVHVADRTIDSHIRNIRAKLAAVGCDSAIDTVHGVGFRLGRCEAAP comes from the coding sequence ATGGCGCCCCGCATACTCGTGGTCGATGACGACAGCCATATCCGCGAGGTCATCTGTTTCGCGCTCGAGAAGGCCGGCATGGCGACGGTGATTGCGCGTGACGGCGTACAGGCTCTGGAGAGCTTCAGGCGGCAGCCCGCCGACCTCGTCATTCTCGACATCGGCATGCCGGAGATGGACGGGCTCGAGGTCTGCCGGCAATTGCGCAAAACCTCGGACGCGCCGATCCTGTTTTTGTCGGCGCGGGACGAGGAGATCGACCGGGTCCTGGGTCTCGAAATCGGCGGTGACGACTATGTCACCAAGCCGTTCAGTCCGCGCGAGCTGGTGGCCCGCGTCAGCGTGATCCTGAAACGCACGCGCCCCGACAGGGCCGTCGCTGCGGCAGCGGCGGAGCCGCTGTCGCGCGGCGCGCTGCAGCTTGACCCGGAAGCCCATCTGGCAAGCTTCGCGGGCAAGGCGCTGGCGCTGACGGGCATCGAGTTCTCGATCCTGAAGGCCTTTGCCGCGCGCCCCCGCCAAGTCTTCAGCCGCGAGCAGATCCTGGCAAGCGCCTATGCCGGGGCCGTCCATGTCGCGGACCGGACGATCGACAGCCATATCCGCAACATCCGCGCCAAGCTCGCGGCTGTGGGCTGCGACAGCGCCATCGACACCGTGCACGGGGTCGGCTTCCGGCTCGGGCGCTGCGAGGCGGCGCCGTGA
- a CDS encoding sensor histidine kinase codes for MLTAVLALPFIGLFFFRIYENQLVHQTEAELIAQSVVLAAVIRQDFESNLPTEAALGAQAPAEPASARDEPFRPILPRLDLTRDGMLGRRPDAEPAAQPASAAFRVAGARLSPLLAETQSVTLAGFRLLDPWGVVIAGREETGLSLAHVEEIGQALQGRFTTTLRQRVSKNAPPPLYSLSRGTSIRIFAATPIILRGRVAGVLYASRTPSNVFRHLYEERGKVVLAGLSVAALTLLIGLAFHRTITRPVHELIARTVAIGHGDRAAMRPLSNHGTAEFAKLSQSFLDMAGNLNNRSDFIATFAAHVSHELKSPLTSIEGAAELLRDDIAGDGRAMSDAERRRFLGNIITDTHRLTAITNRLRELARAESTPTGGATSLSPAIAALQRDVPELAIRAEGDIDGSIRISAENLRIILSHLTDNALRHGATELAISATAEADRLHLTISDNGSGVSPNNRARIFDSFFTTRRDSGGTGMGLAIVRAMLNAHSGSIECLDPEAGAAFRLAFQRAAEGGSDA; via the coding sequence ATGCTGACGGCGGTGCTGGCGCTGCCCTTCATCGGCCTGTTCTTCTTCCGCATCTACGAAAACCAGCTGGTTCATCAGACCGAGGCCGAGCTGATCGCGCAAAGCGTGGTCCTCGCCGCCGTGATCCGGCAGGATTTCGAGAGCAACCTGCCCACTGAGGCCGCATTGGGGGCGCAGGCTCCAGCCGAGCCGGCCTCGGCTCGCGACGAGCCGTTCAGGCCGATCCTGCCCAGGCTCGACCTGACGCGCGACGGCATGCTCGGCCGCAGGCCCGATGCTGAGCCTGCAGCCCAGCCCGCCAGCGCGGCCTTCAGGGTGGCGGGCGCGCGCTTGTCGCCGCTCCTGGCGGAAACGCAGAGCGTCACGCTGGCGGGCTTCCGCCTGCTCGATCCGTGGGGGGTGGTGATCGCCGGGCGCGAGGAGACCGGCCTGTCGCTGGCCCATGTCGAGGAGATCGGGCAAGCGCTGCAGGGGCGCTTCACCACGACGCTTCGCCAGCGTGTCTCGAAGAATGCACCGCCGCCGCTCTACTCGCTCAGCCGCGGCACCAGCATCCGCATCTTCGCGGCGACGCCGATCATCCTGCGCGGCCGCGTCGCCGGCGTGCTCTACGCCTCGCGCACGCCCAGCAACGTCTTCCGCCATCTCTATGAGGAGCGCGGCAAGGTCGTGCTTGCCGGCCTGTCCGTCGCCGCGCTGACGCTACTGATCGGCCTTGCCTTTCACCGCACCATCACTCGCCCGGTGCATGAACTGATCGCCCGCACGGTCGCGATCGGCCATGGCGACCGCGCCGCCATGCGCCCGTTGAGCAATCACGGCACTGCCGAGTTCGCAAAGCTGTCGCAGAGCTTCCTCGACATGGCCGGCAATCTGAACAACCGCTCCGACTTCATCGCGACCTTCGCGGCGCATGTCTCGCATGAGCTGAAATCGCCCCTGACCTCGATCGAGGGGGCGGCCGAATTGCTGCGCGACGATATCGCCGGCGACGGCCGCGCGATGAGCGATGCGGAACGCCGCCGCTTCCTCGGCAACATCATCACCGACACGCATCGCCTGACCGCGATCACCAACCGCCTGCGCGAGCTTGCCCGCGCCGAAAGCACCCCGACCGGAGGTGCGACCAGCCTCTCGCCCGCCATCGCCGCTCTCCAACGGGATGTCCCCGAACTCGCCATTCGCGCGGAGGGGGATATCGATGGCTCGATCCGCATCTCCGCCGAGAATCTGCGCATCATCCTGTCCCATCTCACCGACAATGCGCTGCGTCATGGCGCGACCGAGCTTGCCATCAGCGCGACGGCCGAGGCGGACCGGCTCCACCTCACCATCTCCGACAATGGCAGCGGCGTCTCGCCGAACAACCGGGCGCGGATCTTCGACAGCTTCTTCACCACGCGCCGCGACAGCGGCGGAACCGGCATGGGGCTCGCCATCGTCCGCGCGATGCTCAACGCGCACAGCGGGTCGATCGAATGTCTCGACCCTGAGGCCGGTGCTGCCTTCAGGCTGGCCTTCCAGCGCGCCGCCGAAGGCGGCAGCGATGCTTGA
- a CDS encoding acyltransferase family protein: protein MPRQRYANLDGLRAIAALGVMVEHLFGDLLRQAPSASGPVGTLAETVVQNLSLGRFGVALFFLISGFVVPFSIDGERPLRHFAVSRLFRLYPALWLALMVLVTMGWFSGETPRAATVLANMTMAPSLFGQPWLSPIYWTLFIELLFYALAALLFWAGRLRDVGVLLILSLALIAATVLPVQLRMHGLVNLPIQYLGMHLSFLFLGLLLRLWLAEGVRGARLSVLVLGLVQLAALLSVSQLSLARGDNFIMEGLTPVLSAYVLAFAVFLAAVGLGRPRSALLARIGLISYSMYLFHGPVNALVYRVLPLTGERGDIATMLLCIGLTLMVSWLVYRTVERPMITLGRKVSSKRNASLVPSSRPA, encoded by the coding sequence ATGCCCCGACAGCGCTACGCCAATCTCGACGGGTTGAGGGCCATCGCGGCGCTCGGCGTCATGGTCGAGCACCTGTTCGGCGATCTGCTCAGGCAAGCCCCGTCTGCCTCGGGCCCGGTCGGCACGCTCGCCGAGACGGTCGTCCAGAATCTGAGCCTGGGCCGGTTCGGCGTGGCGCTGTTCTTCCTGATCAGCGGTTTCGTCGTGCCGTTCAGCATCGACGGCGAGCGGCCGCTCCGCCATTTCGCCGTCTCGCGGCTGTTTCGGCTCTATCCCGCGCTGTGGCTGGCGCTGATGGTGCTCGTGACGATGGGCTGGTTCTCCGGGGAGACGCCACGGGCGGCGACCGTGCTGGCCAACATGACCATGGCGCCGTCGCTCTTCGGCCAGCCCTGGCTCTCGCCGATCTATTGGACCTTGTTCATCGAGCTGCTCTTCTATGCACTCGCTGCGCTGTTGTTCTGGGCGGGGAGGTTGCGGGATGTCGGTGTTCTGCTCATCCTGAGCCTGGCCCTGATCGCCGCGACGGTCCTGCCCGTCCAGCTGCGCATGCACGGTCTCGTCAACCTGCCGATCCAGTATCTCGGCATGCATCTGTCGTTCCTGTTCCTGGGCCTGCTGCTGCGGCTATGGCTCGCCGAAGGGGTGCGCGGCGCGCGCCTCTCGGTGCTGGTTCTCGGTCTCGTGCAGCTCGCTGCGCTGCTGTCGGTCTCGCAATTGTCCCTGGCGCGCGGCGACAATTTCATCATGGAGGGGCTCACGCCCGTCCTGAGCGCCTATGTGCTCGCCTTCGCGGTCTTCCTCGCCGCGGTCGGGCTGGGTCGGCCGCGTTCCGCCCTGCTCGCGCGGATCGGGCTGATCAGCTATTCGATGTATCTGTTCCATGGGCCGGTCAACGCGCTCGTCTATCGCGTCCTGCCCTTGACCGGAGAGCGCGGCGACATCGCCACGATGCTGCTCTGCATCGGCTTGACCTTGATGGTCTCCTGGCTTGTCTACCGAACGGTCGAACGCCCGATGATCACGCTCGGGCGTAAGGTATCGTCGAAGCGCAACGCGTCCCTCGTCCCGTCTTCGAGGCCTGCATAA
- a CDS encoding DUF4173 domain-containing protein: MPTSVPVSNSIPIPAEMTARPSTARPRRWLQARLGLAAGLVLLADLLFYGHALGISLAYFLVVLAAASLLANPVRAGGRSRALALLLLGAGLLAIVEAVDLLSASLAILSTAIFAVMMSQQRQACWQEQMREARRMLLAGAFRLLGDIGRVSRLSALRGKAPGGLSWVTSWIIPLIFLSVFATLFASANPLLESWLRRIDLRLLLNLLSPWRILFWLLILCLIWPMLHVRAARKRKAAQEQAAQELAAQEVAAPALKALAPDPYGLFGDAAILRSLVLFNALFAVQTCLDIAYLWGGVALPNGMSYAAYAHRGAYPLVVTALLAAVFVMIAMRPSGPSERRSAIRPLVLAWVGQNIMLMVSSLLRLDLYVAAYSLTWLRLAAFIWMLLVAIGLVLIVIQISGRKSTNWLVSANAATLALTLYGFCFVNTPAVIANYNFRHSQELRGTGPRLDVLYLTSLGPQAIPALDRYAPRIAAVERAIPGSSWSWNVNRLPGIRDRMTGEHLAEQGDWRAWGFRAWRLSRYLANTPDAPFGVNRSPATPGQ; the protein is encoded by the coding sequence ATGCCCACCTCCGTCCCCGTCTCAAACTCCATCCCGATCCCGGCAGAGATGACGGCGCGCCCGTCGACTGCCCGGCCAAGGCGCTGGCTGCAAGCCCGGCTCGGGCTCGCCGCCGGCCTCGTGCTCCTGGCCGATCTCCTGTTCTACGGCCATGCGCTCGGCATCTCGCTCGCCTATTTCCTCGTGGTGCTGGCGGCTGCCTCGCTCCTGGCGAATCCGGTCAGGGCCGGGGGCCGCAGCCGCGCGCTGGCGCTGCTGTTGCTGGGGGCAGGGCTGCTAGCCATCGTCGAGGCGGTCGATCTGCTGTCCGCATCGCTGGCGATCCTCTCGACAGCGATCTTTGCCGTGATGATGAGCCAGCAACGGCAGGCCTGCTGGCAGGAGCAGATGCGGGAGGCAAGGCGGATGCTGCTGGCCGGCGCCTTCCGGCTGCTGGGCGATATCGGACGCGTCAGCCGTCTCTCGGCGCTGCGCGGGAAAGCCCCGGGCGGGCTCAGCTGGGTGACGAGCTGGATCATCCCGCTGATCTTCCTCAGCGTCTTCGCGACGCTGTTTGCCTCCGCCAATCCGCTCCTGGAAAGCTGGCTGAGGCGGATCGACCTGCGTCTTCTCCTCAACCTGCTCTCGCCATGGCGTATCCTGTTCTGGCTCCTGATCCTGTGCCTGATCTGGCCGATGCTGCATGTCCGGGCGGCCCGCAAGCGCAAGGCGGCGCAAGAGCAGGCGGCACAAGAACTGGCGGCGCAGGAGGTGGCGGCGCCGGCCCTCAAGGCGCTCGCGCCCGATCCCTACGGGCTGTTCGGAGACGCGGCGATCCTGCGTTCGCTGGTCCTGTTCAACGCGCTGTTTGCGGTGCAGACCTGCCTCGACATCGCCTATCTCTGGGGCGGCGTGGCGCTGCCCAACGGCATGAGCTATGCGGCCTATGCCCATCGCGGCGCCTATCCGCTCGTCGTCACCGCGCTGCTGGCGGCCGTTTTCGTCATGATCGCGATGCGCCCGTCCGGCCCTTCCGAGCGCAGAAGCGCGATCCGGCCGCTGGTGCTCGCCTGGGTCGGCCAGAACATCATGCTGATGGTCTCGTCGCTGCTGCGCCTCGACCTTTATGTCGCCGCCTATTCGCTGACCTGGCTGCGCCTCGCCGCCTTCATCTGGATGCTGCTCGTCGCCATCGGCCTGGTGCTGATCGTCATCCAGATCAGCGGCCGTAAATCGACCAACTGGCTCGTCTCGGCCAATGCCGCCACGCTGGCGCTGACCCTCTACGGCTTCTGCTTCGTCAACACGCCAGCCGTGATCGCGAACTATAATTTCCGCCATTCCCAGGAATTGCGCGGCACAGGCCCTCGTCTCGACGTCCTCTATCTGACCTCGCTCGGTCCCCAGGCCATCCCCGCGCTCGACCGCTACGCGCCGCGCATCGCAGCCGTCGAGCGGGCCATTCCGGGCTCGTCCTGGAGCTGGAACGTGAACAGGCTACCGGGCATTCGCGACCGCATGACGGGCGAGCATCTCGCGGAACAGGGGGATTGGCGGGCCTGGGGCTTTCGCGCGTGGCGCCTGTCGCGATACTTGGCTAACACTCCCGATGCCCCTTTCGGGGTCAACCGCAGCCCGGCCACGCCCGGCCAGTGA
- a CDS encoding DUF2809 domain-containing protein: MAETSPPKTRARSRWITIAFCVAIIVSGLLLRRFGPGLGLPFIVVKYGGSLLWGTMVYALLASTAVRRPAAQLAALAALIALSVELFRLWHTPWLDAFRLTTPGALLLGRVFSPWNLVAYAVGIGLGWGADRLLRRAGSASPGNVSR, from the coding sequence ATGGCTGAAACGAGCCCGCCTAAAACGCGTGCGCGCTCACGCTGGATCACGATCGCCTTCTGCGTCGCGATCATCGTCTCGGGCCTGCTGCTGCGGCGTTTCGGCCCCGGTCTCGGTCTGCCCTTCATCGTGGTGAAATATGGCGGCTCGCTGCTCTGGGGCACGATGGTCTATGCGCTGCTGGCCAGCACCGCCGTACGACGACCGGCTGCGCAGCTTGCAGCTCTTGCCGCCTTGATCGCGCTCAGCGTCGAGCTGTTTCGCCTCTGGCACACGCCCTGGCTCGACGCCTTCAGGCTGACGACGCCAGGCGCGCTCTTGCTCGGGCGCGTCTTCTCGCCATGGAACCTCGTGGCCTATGCGGTCGGGATAGGGCTGGGCTGGGGGGCTGACCGTCTTCTGCGACGAGCGGGCTCAGCATCCCCGGGGAATGTGAGCCGTTGA